TTGTCCATTGctcaaaaataaagtttatatttgttctttttcttaagCCTTGCAGATTTCAATCCCGGCATTGCAGATTCCAGGGTTTAATACAACATGGCAGTAAAAACAGCAATAACGAGTTGCCAAAATATAGAACTCGGTGCAGAGATGCCGTCGGTTACAGTGCCGGCCAATAAAAAGGGGTTGCGGATTTCTTTGAGGCCTGAGCAGTCAGTGAAAGGCACTGTGGGGTCTCCATAGTTCACATGGCAAACTCTCAAACACCCACGGGGGGGttgccctccctccctccctcccctgtcaTGCCTTAACTGAGGCTAGTGTTGACACAGTGCTGGCCAATCTAATTTTGATTGTCAGGAGCAAGGAATGGTGATCCTCCCCCCGCCCCCCTGAGATCATCAAGTTCATTTCTCTGGCTGcatagggatttttttttcctttcacccccacccctccatcTCCCCACCACTAGAACAATATTCAGCCATTCCTGGGCCTCTCAGAGTGAGCTCACTGGAGTTAATCTCTCaggcctctctcctctctattgctgcctctctctcactcgcactctctccctctctttctattCAAAAAGCCATTCGAGAACAGCTTGAATTAGTGACAGTTATTATTCAGACTAATGAGTAAAATCTCAATGGCAACAACAGTGGACTGTGACATTGGCTATAACAGCATTCATAAATCATTCATTCTTGGCAAGAGGGATTTATTAATAAGTGGGTGACAAATTTAATTTCTGCAAATTATAAGATTTTAATTAGTAGAGCATGACAGTGTTGAGGAAAATGTCAGATATCTGAGTGTGTGAAGTGTGAGGTATCTGGATGGAAATCTGTGAAATGTCACGAAGCCTTCATTGTTTTCCCAGATCTGTACCATCAGAAAAGACAGATGGCCCTCTGCACCTTTGTTTatgggtgcgtgtgtgtgcgtgtgtgtgtgtgtgtgtgtgtgtgtgtgtgtgtgtgtgtgtgtgtgtgtgtgtgtgtgtgtgtgtgtgtgtgtgtgtgtgtgtgtgtgtgtgcagatgcgCCTGCACATCTCAGAGGCCGAGGGAGTGAAGAAGATCAGGTTTATTGACAATatggttttatatttgaatgCTTATATTTGCCGGGAtttcaaaaaaataacacaatcccaaatatttatttataaagaacaACCATTGTCTTGAATTGAATGAAAAGTGTATGAAAACTGACCATATCTGTGGGTTAagattcattcattattcatgcaTTTTCAAATACACTCATTAAGTTCAATGCTTTCCATCATTTTAGATTTCAGTATGCATGATGAGTTAATGCAATAAAGGGCTACTAAATGTCTTTTGTGTGGTGCAGAAAGACGAGGAAGCTGCACAGTGACAAACTATGACATTTGGTTAAGGCCTCTGAGTCAGTATAATCAAATTCAAGCAGTTGCAAGCATTAAGACAGACATTGATTTTCTCAATGAATTCCCAGCCAATGAGATGCAGTGACAGTCCAGCAGTGTGTGGCTTTGTGGTGTAATTGAAACTGAGATGTAATAACAGAGCAGAAATTAGGGGACAGAAGATCAGTTGACATAAATGGATCAGTCAAGCCACCTGAATAAAAAGCCTGAATCAGAGAATAATGGAGATGATCAATCACAATGCTCTGTGACCATTTGCAtggaattatttaaattatatcatttaaataattttcatATTAGCTATCCATAAAACAGCTATGGCACTTTAAGTAAACGTTGTTAATTGATATTTGTTGTTCTCAATGTCCTGATATGTTGCTCAAAGTAGCAGAGATAAAACTTTGGAACAACTTTATGCAGTATAACAAGTTGGCCAGATGGGGGCACTACAACTAAAAGTCTAAATTTAAATCTGTCCTTAACACTCTTTGCTAATCCTGCCATCCCTCTGCCATCAGTTTCTAATTTgtaactctttttttaatcaacaaaaacGGTTGGGGATTCTGGATGGATGCTTTAGAGGAAATAGctacaaaacatcaacatgtaaatgattacacagacacaaaaaagaaacttaataaagaaaaagagttaGAATTGGATTATAGTACTTTCTGTGATATGAACCAACTCAGAAACAGCTCAACAGAGCTTTTATAGAGGGAATACTGTGagtacaaaatacattaaattgtCAATATGAGCTTTAATAATTCTTTTtagtttgacataaaaaaaaaaaatcataaatgtaGCATGTTTATCAGGCagaaatgctttaaaatactttaaataagtaaaaaagtttAATCTCTATAAATATCAGCCTACCGTCAAAAATTAGGAAAACCTTAAACCTTAAAACTCTCATTACCAAATTCGGCAAATAACAGTTTGCACATGAGCTTCAGAGCACAATTGAAGCTTGTCAGAAGTAATCTGGACATAAcagaaaactatttcaaaacGAAAGATCAAAGGTGAAAGGTAGAAATTATACTGTCAAGGGTGTTGGGTTCACCAACCAGAGCCCccaccttaaaaaacaaactaaaaactaGAAAACTAGATTCAGATACACGCTCATATTATTCCAAAACAATTACACATGGCCCCTTTGTGGTTAAagatatgcatatttaaaaattaGAAAAAGGCTGAGGGTGGGGTGTTTGGTGTAGGTGCATGATTTGCAAGCTGTCAGATGACGGCCTTGCGGATGAAGAGCAGTAGGCCCCCATTCTCTGTCCGGTGCTCGGTGCTCCCTACCCCCTCAACGCCTCTCCATACCCCATGGGAGGAGGTCTGTTGCGCTGCAGCCACACTAAATCAACACCGTCCTAATGAGGTGTCACACTTGACCCCCAGCAGCCTCAGCCCCTCACATGGGTGTCAGAGCCACAATGGGCGGCCCTCCATCTCCAGCGCCTGGCTGACACATTTTGATTCATGAGAGAGCCTGGGCCCTGTCAGGTCAAAATTACCCCTATCAAAATGCCACCATCAACACATTCATCAACCCTACCTCTGAATCCGCCCTTTTTCTTTCACCTCAAAGAAACAATTCCTTTCCAAAAATCaacaacacttcctgttttgtgcTGTACATGTGCCCCTCTCTCTGACTCCCTGAAAGCACACAACCATTTGCACAAAATCATACCTCTGACCAcattacacacatgcatgttctCGCTGATGACCTCTTATTGCATCGAAAAGTGATACGCCTGCCTGTCATTGGTCAGGGTCCAGCTTTCTGCTGCTAATGGCTCTCTGAGCGATGAACTCTGTGTCCCCCAGGTGTTGGTAAGCCTGTCCTCTGACCTATTGACCCAAAACACTCCTTATGTGAACAGGTCCTCACAGCTAATAACGAACCTGAGAATGAAATCTGTGTGACCTGCCCTGCTGAGTCAAAACAGAAGGAGGGGGCACGGTGCTCACTCATAGCAGGAGGCGAGGCacattggggcggctgtggcacatgaggtagagcgcttgtcccgtaaccacaaggttggtggttcaaacccctctacagtcaacatgccgaggtgtccttgagcgagacacctaaccccaagttgctccccgggatgggtcaaatgcagagaaataatttccccattgtgggactaataaaggattgattattattattattatcttcaCATTTTGTAGTACAGACAGTTCAATCAGCTCCTTGTGCCCAAGACACCATATGAGTGGTAGAACTGTGACGATCATGATCACACGCACATACAACAATCACGATGAGGACTGACTTAAGAGtgccctctcctctccctggaGATCAGCTCTTTTATTGTGAACACAGCTGAGACTTTTACCTTCCTGTTATCACCACGGGACCAGATCATCTCTGGACTAATAAACTCGGCAGCAATGGAGGATCAATGTCAACAACCAATCCCAGCCAGCTTTctaaatcaataatcaaaagTGTTCCAACCTTCTTTACAGTTTGGTACAAACTAGTTCTTCACTTTACAAGGACAAGGCCCCTTGCTGAGAAGATAATTTGCTGTCGGCTGACACTCAACCCTGCCCACTGAGGCAGCCATCTGGTCCATAAACTTTCCCCTGAGAGATAAGGGTAGTCCAGTAAGACCAGTATACCCGTCAGCTGACTGGTCTGGTCTTGAGCCTTTACAAATGTCCATGATCTCATTGCCATTATCATGCAAAACAAGGATGTCCCTATTTATTACATGGATTCTTGCCACAGTGTTAAAATGAATTATGCACACTTTTATCCACCTCCACATGGCAATATTGTGTCGGGTTAACAAACGCACACAGTTTCATATCTGCAATGTAAAACagttagaaatatattttcacaaaaCAAGATAAGGGGACAATAATATCTAACATTTCATGTACAATATGTCTTCTTATGAGGCTCTGACATTATGGGTCATAAACTGAGGGTCATGCATAGTGTTAATGAAAAGTAATAATGTAGAAGTAGATGTTAGGACCCAACATCCATAATGTAAATGTAGCAAAGCAAAGTTATCCTGTGCCTCATTTGTGTCTAGATTCAAGTAGGTAATTGTGATGACATGAATGACTATTGAATGTTATGGTGTTTGAAACACAGAAAGCCTGGATATGTGGATATGTGGATATGTGGATATGTGGATATGTTGCATGCAATAAGAGTTCAGTTTTAAGACTCTGGACAATTACTCTGGTGTAGCTAACAGTACAACCGCACTTTAAGAGGCTTGCAATAAGTTACTGTTCAATAGGTGCTGCAGAGCGCagaattgattaaaataaatctctaaGTACATTATTACAGCTGCATAATCCTACAAGCCATATAACAACAATTGCAGCTTGAaaatcatttcattaaaaaacatttttggtatCAAATATATTCACAACAATGCAGCTACAAGAGTATGAATCATACGGTGCATTTTCAGGTCATCACCCTCTTCCATGTATGAGCTTCTGTTTCCCGGTCTTTCACACTCCTGCCACCAGCTGCCAGCAGGTCTTCAGTAATAATGATTTTCCTACTTAATGATTTAACCATTATAGTCTCCCTCAACTAAAACCTGATCCTACCAGAGGGCCAACAGGCTTCTCCTGTCTTCTCTCAAAGCTGCTCCTTATGTCTTCAACATCAGATGAAACATGACTCCTCTCTGAGTAGTTAAGCTCTGTGTTTACTAAATGCACTGACAGATAAGCGCCGTGCGAAAGACACATTTTGACTCAAAGCTTCCGGTTTTGTCAAGTAAAGTCCGAAGGTAATTGTCCATTTGCAAATAATGCATCAGGTTTGAACAGAAACATATTGGAATATGGGATATGAGTAGAAAATCACAGGGGATCAAACAATTCCTAAATTATATTGAAAACTAAAGGATTAAGTGTTTGTCCTGCTCCATTGTTTAAAACGTAGTAGGACTGACAGTCAAACCCTGCCTGTCTTGCTGAGCTCCACTGATTTCTGTGCCAGTCTCAATATCTTTAGTTGCCTTCACACCACAGCTTCAGAGGCTGATGACCTAAAAACAAGCTGATCAAACACACTAAGGaagctttcagttttttttgatGATCTTGTTGTGttcaaagaaaatgttacaCAGTCACATCCTGTTTTggctattttgtttttgcaattaTGCAACATTTGATATAAGAATGTATTCCTGAATGTGATATCCAGCTTTAGAAAAATGCCACCTACACTAAGCAAGCAGTTGTGCATGTACAGAGCAAAAGGGGTCTCCTGCCAACATAATGATGCCTGATGTAGAGGAGCATTGGTAGAGGACGGCAAAATGTTAAGAGGGAAAAgacaatggaaataaaaatatgtaatatttgaaTGTTCAGCTTGTGATACTGTGTACCTTAAATTTACTTTATCCACCATATAGTGCCCTGACAAATTCAACAATATAACGAAAAAAGTACTTTCTGCTAAAAATCCCAAAATGCAATGCACTACTTATGCAGTTCCGTGACTCGACAGCTGTCAGTGATGATGCAAATGAAGGTGATAAGTAAGAGTCCTGAATCACAATTGCTGCTCACTATTGTGTCAACTATTACATGGtgaatgagagaaaaaggaagtgaTTTTGGACACAGCCTTAGTAACCACCTAGTGAAACTCTAGCATCCCTACCAAAGATCTTAGCAACCACTTTATAACATGGTAGCCACCACCTATCAGTATGTTTAAAACCATGTGGCAAAGTATGGATATCATCTTGAAAATGTACTTAACCATCTCGTTCCTCAAAGCTTCTGAGTTTTATCCAacaataattagttttttgagaaaatgtagTGTCCTCTGATTGATATCAATTGTCTTGTCTTGGCTGGCTAACAGTCAAACAGCTAACAATTGCGGCCCTAAGTTAGCAATCATTTGTGGTTATGCAAAGTGACAGAGGAATTACGCTTTTATCCTCAGATTGGCATTTTTTATATATGCGCAACCTGGGACCATATTGTGTAACTCCTTGTATTCCTGTACGAATCTCTTATCGTGTGGCATGGGCTTTAAGTTGttaaaaatacaatgtattGCGTTGTGTGGTTTGTATGTAAATTACGGAGAAATCAGACATGTGGAGGATTTCAAAAGTGGGTTAAAATTGTGAAGCTTTTCAACAAAAGGAAACAGTTATAAGCCCCTCATCACTTAAAATGACACAAGGACTGAGGCAGTGCAATCCTTTGTGTTGAAGGAACTTTTGATTTAGTTAAACAGCTAAAACAAGAACCTTTCACACCCAAACAATGGACTCCTTTCTGAAACTTAGCACTTGACAAGTGAGGAGCAaattgtacgtgtgtgtgtggtgagtgtgtgtgtggtgagtgtgtgtgtgtgtgtgtgtgtgtgtgtgtgtgtgtgtgtgtgtatacaagtGCGcacgtgtgtgcatgtgaccccccccccccccccccccatgtctAACAATCATCCTGACGCATACCACCCTTTCTCtcctcaaataaaaacagagcaaaagaaaaagagaaatcatcCACTGTTGAAGTACTTTACGAGATCCTCCTCTGAACAGAAAAAGGACTGAGTATCCATGGGAATCTTAGCACGTTAGGGAGGcctttctcccttcctctcatcCGCTCTCCCCCGCTGCACCCATGGACCAAtgcaattgtttattttctcctattGAGGCAGCTCCATTCACTGGCCCTCACATTTACTCTGCTCAATTGGAGTGAGACAGCACTTATTCCAGGAGAGGAATGTAGCGTTCCACTGACAGAGCAGCAAGAATGCagaagaaataattaaaacttttttaaaggttaaaaaggTACAGCTGAGCATGAGCGAGAACAACGTCAAACAGAACAATGCGGGCCTGACAGGATTTTATGCCGTGATGAGTTTATCCACACATCACCTTGACACTACAAAGTAAAAGAAGTGTTTGAATAATCCACAATGCTAGAAAGTGGAGCAGGGATCCTTTAAGGAGGTCATTCATTCGCCGTGCTTTCTTAACTGAAACTCTCCCGCAGAACAATGAAGCATTCTTCGGCCTGTTGTAAGATGTGGCCTGTCCTCCAACCTCAGTGCTCCCGGCCACAGCACAATAGCTGCGAGCTGGACCATGGAGTTCATTTATCCTGAGTCTATTCTGTCTTGAGCAGGCAGTCGTAATGACAGTTTCCTTCTCTGTTACAATGGGGCTAAAGCCTCCTCTTTCCTGTCAATCTCTGTTATCTTTAACCACAGTGAAGTGGTGATCTGCAGGTTGAATCCAGGCTGACACCAGTGCAGTATTTAGTATAGATGAGCTGCTGATGCACAATACAGTGTGGAGCAGTTTCAGGTTGCTTCAGGTTGTTTCCGTTGTGGTTATGTGTTTTTACGTTTCTTGCAGATGATCACATTATCATTTACATGGTCTGCTGCCTCAACACACAAGATATTCAAGCTACATCATGTCTATTGTGCATAAAACACATACcctgtctttttcctttttggttttctttagtTGATCCATTACACAAATTTGCCCCAAAGGGCTTTTTAATATGTACAGCATAATACCCTTACTACAGATAagaaaaaactttctttttgaaaaaaggaagaaacttcaggaaaatcaaaagaggaagggaTCCCTCTTCATGCAATTCAATACAGATACATTTAATTGTATCATTATCAACCTTGTCATCACCATTGAGGCCACTTTTTAAGCAAATACTGCAGCTTCACAATTAAACAAGCACCACTGTATGTggtacaaaataaaagagctaTACAAATTGTCTGTGAACAGTGCCAGCACATTTCAGTATATGCCAAATGTGTTGAATATATAATTACAAAGCTACTCAAAAGCTACGGTTTGGATAGAGAATGAAAGATTTGATTGAGGAAATATCCATGAACTCATAGTTTATAAATTGACTTGACAACATTGCATAACTCCACCTGCTCTTTCTCGGCTTGAATCAGAAGCATGTTTTCACTAATGAGAGAAAAATTCTCAGCgaagcaaacattttcttttgcagaagATCAGTCACATTTGCTCCAGAACAGTCAGTCTGCATTCAGGCAGGAGTACCAGAtataaaacacaagtaaatcTTACCTGCCCCCTACTGGCCACAAACCACTAATACACCATCTGAAACCAGAGCCATAATATGTGGTAGATCATTAAGGAATATAAACATAAGGAAGATGTGACAATTCATGTGAGCAAATATCTATATTCATATAATatgccacatacacacacatacacacactttttgtcTTGGGAAATATAATAGTTCACATTGCTCATTAAACTTCAAACTGTGACAATTTTTCAAGCcattagataaaaaaataaaggaaatccGGTCGAAGTAATACGTATCTGAAGGGCGAGAAGAAGAGAGTTGAAAGAGGATATCTCTTTCTCTGTGGTTTTCACGAGTGGCAGCACCCTGAGTCAGCGTCCTGCCACAATACAACTGCACTGCAGAACCAATCTGTGATCTCTCAGGATGGACGCCTACACTAGTTATCCACCTTACTATTACTATAGTGACATTGAGAACTCGACTgactatgtgttttttaatctaaatgtcACAGTAGAATGCCCTGGCTCACCCATGCATGGCTCCAACATATTCATGCCCATACTGTACTACCTCATATTTTTCACAGGCTTTTTTGGCAACCTTTTTGTGATCTTGGTCGTGGGCAGCAAAGTTGGGAGAGGTGGGCGTCTGGTGGACACATTTGTTGTAAACCTGGCCCTGGCTGACCTCGTGTTCGTCCTCACGCTGCCTCTGTGGGCCATCTCCGCCAGCCAGAGCAACTACTGGGAATTTGGGCCAGCTGGGGACCTGCTGTGTAAACTGAGCAGCTATATTATAGCTGTGAACCGCTTCTCCAACATCTTCTTTCTCACCTGCATGAGTGTCGATCGCTACCTGGCCGTGGTGAAGCTGTTGGACTCGAGGTACCTCAGGAGCAGCAGGTGCATCCGTGCCACCTGTGCCGCAGTGTGGTTGGGCTCCATGGTGCTCGGCATCCCATCCCTGGTGTACCGCCGAGTGGAGGCGCTCAGGGGCGGACTCTCCTGCGTGGAGGATAACAACTCACCCTTTTTTCTTGGCCTGAGCCTCACCATGGCGTTGCTCACCTTTGTCCTCCCAGTGCTGATCATCATGCTCTGCTATGGCACCATCGTGGTGCATCTCAACCGCCACTGTGCAGCAAATCCCCGCGCTGAAGCCCGCCGCAGACACTCCCTCAAGATGGTCCTCTGCATCATAGTGGCCTTCGTGGTGTCCTGGCTGCCCTTCAACGTCTTCAAGGTCATCATAATTGGTTCTCAGCTCTCAAACGTTGATCTGAGTTGCGATTTCCAGTCGTGGTTAAGAAACGGGCTCCCCGTCTCGTGCTGCCTGGCCTTCATCAACAGCTGTGTGAATCCAGCCATTTACTTCTTCCTAGACCATCACTTCAGACGACTGGCCAAGAACCTGTACAAGACCTGCATAGGGGGGCAAAAGTCACTGCAGAGCCAAAACTCTTCAGCCTCTTTCACCAATGTTGGCACTTCAGATAGCCTTGGAAGAACTTAGCTGCAGATGTTTGAGTAGGAGAAGAAAACTTGGAAAGttattgttcttgttcttgGCTATTTTGTGAAAACTTTTCATACTCATCTTGATAAAATGTGTGCATATATTTCTCACAAGGGATGGTTAcatgtgaagaaaaacagaaatgcgCTGCATGGTAAGAATGGAATTATTTCAGTTGGTAAGATTTTTTCAGTTGGTTTCCTTTGTCATATACTtcctttattaaaatgttcGACATACCTTGAACATGCTGTTTATAAGGCTTAACGTTTTTTACATAAttgttgatttatatatatatatatatatatatatatatatatatatatatatatatatatgtatgaaagagagagagagaccaattTGGTGgtgttattgtaaaatgtttgttacatgaatatgatataaatattattatatattattttatatgatataaatatcattatatattattttgttttgctgataaaattgcaaaaataaaagctgaactttttttgtgtatttgtaacTTACAACTGAATCTTTAACTTAGGGCACATGGTGTTTTGTACTTGTTTTACTGATGActcatctaaaataaaataaataaataaattgatttttatgCCACATTTGTCTCACACTTTAAAACAGACATCACCCTGAAGTTTATAACAAGCTTTTCCATAATTACAATTACAATCCAGAAACCAAATACTTTACGTTTAAATTACATCTGTCTTATTGCACTCAGACAAAAGTGAATGTTTATGGACATTTTTGTATAAACATATTTGGAGCTTGGCAGCATTCTACATAAAATGTTGTCATCTCCACTAAGTTGTAATTGCTTGTAAATGACATTCCTGAGCTCAAagcaatttaataaaaaaatatataaatatatatttgttttgtcaaattcaattcaattcaattcagtttattgtgtatagcccagaatcacaaattacaaatgtgcctcagagggctttacaatctgtgcacatgcgacatcctctgtccttacaccctcagaCTCGACTCAAATGGCAGTTTGGTCGTATTTGTGCAATTTCAAATAATACAATTCAGagaattttaacattttatgcAATTCTCCAATGTAGCTTTGCTCATTGTTGATGTAAAAGTGCCTAGTTTTATCATTGTAAGTATAAAAGCAATATGTTTATGTGCAAATTCTGAATATTAATGCAATAATATCCAGTGTTTTGTGTtataatgcaataataatagtatttatTATGACTAAACTCCTAAGATCTCGTAATTGGCTTGACCTCGCAGGTTTATCTTGTCTTTTAAGTAAACCAGTAGCTGTTCCACTCTGTGCACTTTCTGTGTGGTTCGACTGATGTTGTTCATCATCTTCGTGCTTCACAGAGTGCAACAGaagacaagaaataaaaaaaaacacatgaagacTAAAACTCAAAGAGAGGAGTGAAATATGaggttatttatgttttactaCTTTCACATGTGAgttttgtataaataaacaaagagggGTCGTGAGAAAAAAGTCTCACTTATTCATATGAGGAACTATTAAACTTGAAACCGAAAATCAGCCAGTACATTTGACTGCAACAGAAAGCAGAAGCTAATTGTGTGAAAGATGGTAGAACAATCACATGCAATCAGACAGTGGTTTAAAACATGACAACCGGCCCACTTCTCTAATTCTCTTAAggtttatcttaaaataaaatatttcaggaAATCACCCCGGCCACAGTTGATCTTATGGCaagataaatacaaaaagaacagGTAGCTCAGATCTGACATCTGGGAGGTCTCCTGAGAGGAAGAATGCAAAACATTTGTTATGCACACTTTTTCCTGGTGTCTTTATaagaactgtttttttttacttcaggcATGAGACACTGTTAAAAGTAACTTGTTATAAATCAAAGGCATTAAAATGAGTGTTACAGCTTTATGAAAGTTCAAATGTTCATGTGTGCCCACTTCTTTTTCAGTTGTATATGTGCAGTTTCAAATATGAGAAAACCCGATGCCAGGCTGTGGGTGCCGGGGTCAGGAATTTCCCCTCTCTTGCTTGAAAGAAGAAGGTGTTTCAGAGACAAATTTACCAACTTTTCACACAAAATTGTTTCAACACTATCCCAAATAACcccaatgtgttttatttcaagtATAAGACAAACACAAGTAGAGTAGATGATCAGTAATTTACTGTTGTTACACAGTCTAAAGA
This portion of the Anoplopoma fimbria isolate UVic2021 breed Golden Eagle Sablefish chromosome 17, Afim_UVic_2022, whole genome shotgun sequence genome encodes:
- the gpr25 gene encoding probable G-protein coupled receptor 25 translates to MDAYTSYPPYYYYSDIENSTDYVFFNLNVTVECPGSPMHGSNIFMPILYYLIFFTGFFGNLFVILVVGSKVGRGGRLVDTFVVNLALADLVFVLTLPLWAISASQSNYWEFGPAGDLLCKLSSYIIAVNRFSNIFFLTCMSVDRYLAVVKLLDSRYLRSSRCIRATCAAVWLGSMVLGIPSLVYRRVEALRGGLSCVEDNNSPFFLGLSLTMALLTFVLPVLIIMLCYGTIVVHLNRHCAANPRAEARRRHSLKMVLCIIVAFVVSWLPFNVFKVIIIGSQLSNVDLSCDFQSWLRNGLPVSCCLAFINSCVNPAIYFFLDHHFRRLAKNLYKTCIGGQKSLQSQNSSASFTNVGTSDSLGRT